The Litchfieldia alkalitelluris genome has a window encoding:
- a CDS encoding polyprenyl synthetase family protein, with protein sequence MNVNEIETYLSEQKRVLEQALPGFIEKLNAPNVLKDAMSYSLEAGGKRIRPLLFFSTLKAFGKREEIGLPVACAIEMIHTYSLIHDDLPSMDDDDLRRGKPTNHIIFGEANAILAGDALLTYSFQLISEMVDDEIDATIKLALIAELAKAAGAEGMVGGQVADIEGEGESLTLEELEYIHKHKTGKLLAYSIIAGGLLTNANREQLDMLEKFALHLGLAFQIRDDILDIEGNQDEIGKPVGSDTFNDKNTYPSLLTLDGAKLKLEYHISEANLILSDMSIDTEILGYLCQLVASRNK encoded by the coding sequence GTGAACGTAAATGAGATAGAAACATATTTATCCGAACAAAAGCGAGTATTAGAGCAAGCTTTGCCAGGTTTTATAGAGAAATTAAATGCGCCAAATGTTCTCAAGGATGCGATGAGTTATTCACTCGAAGCTGGGGGAAAACGGATTAGACCTCTTTTATTTTTTTCTACATTAAAAGCATTCGGAAAAAGAGAAGAAATTGGTCTCCCGGTAGCTTGTGCTATTGAAATGATTCATACGTACTCTCTTATACATGATGATTTACCAAGTATGGATGATGATGATTTACGAAGAGGTAAACCAACAAACCATATTATCTTTGGTGAAGCTAACGCGATTCTAGCTGGAGATGCATTACTTACCTATAGCTTCCAGCTTATTTCTGAAATGGTTGATGATGAGATTGATGCAACTATTAAATTAGCGCTTATCGCTGAGTTAGCAAAGGCTGCTGGGGCTGAAGGGATGGTCGGAGGACAAGTTGCGGATATTGAAGGTGAAGGTGAATCATTAACTCTTGAAGAGCTTGAATATATTCATAAGCATAAAACAGGAAAATTACTTGCTTATAGTATTATTGCCGGAGGATTACTGACTAATGCAAATCGTGAGCAGTTAGATATGCTTGAAAAATTTGCCTTACACCTTGGTTTAGCTTTTCAAATCCGCGATGATATTTTAGATATCGAAGGAAATCAGGATGAAATAGGAAAACCTGTTGGAAGTGATACTTTTAATGATAAAAATACATATCCTTCATTACTTACACTTGATGGTGCGAAATTAAAGCTTGAGTATCATATAAGCGAAGCTAATTTAATTTTATCTGATATGAGTATTGATACGGAAATTTTAGGTTATTTATGTCAGCTAGTTGCTTCACGTAATAAATAG
- the accC gene encoding acetyl-CoA carboxylase biotin carboxylase subunit has protein sequence MIKKLLIANRGEIAVRIIRACRELGIETVAVFSEADRESLHVQLADEAYCIGPKASKDSYLNFTNIISVAKLTESEAIHPGYGFLAENADFAELCRECNIIFVGPSPEAISKMGTKDIARETMREAGVPIVPGSQGIVEDAKAAVELANQIGYPVIIKATAGGGGKGIRVAKNEQELVKGINITQQEAATAFGNPGVYLEKYIQDFRHVEIQVLADNHGNVIHLGERDCTIQRRLQKLVEETPSPALNENTRAKMGDAAVKAAQAVNYSGAGTIEFIYDHNEDSFYFMEMNTRIQVEHPVTEMVTGVDLIKEQIKVASGQTLSLKQEDVQFNGWSIECRINAENPEKNFMPSPGKINMYLPPGGLGVRVDSAAYPGYTIPPYYDSMIAKLITYGATREEAISRMKRALSEFVIEGIHTTIPFHLKLMEHEKFVDGHFNTKFLELYEVMKP, from the coding sequence ATGATTAAAAAGTTATTAATTGCGAACAGAGGAGAAATCGCTGTACGGATCATCAGAGCATGCCGAGAGCTTGGTATTGAAACTGTCGCAGTTTTCTCTGAGGCAGACCGTGAGTCATTGCATGTCCAGCTAGCTGATGAGGCGTATTGTATCGGTCCTAAGGCATCAAAGGATAGTTATTTGAATTTTACTAATATTATCAGTGTTGCAAAGTTAACTGAAAGTGAAGCAATTCACCCGGGATATGGATTCCTTGCTGAGAATGCTGATTTTGCAGAGCTTTGCCGTGAATGTAATATTATCTTTGTCGGTCCAAGCCCTGAGGCAATCTCGAAGATGGGGACAAAGGATATCGCTAGAGAGACGATGCGTGAAGCAGGTGTTCCGATTGTTCCTGGATCTCAAGGAATTGTTGAAGATGCGAAGGCAGCTGTTGAATTAGCAAATCAAATCGGATATCCTGTTATCATTAAAGCGACTGCTGGTGGTGGAGGTAAAGGAATCCGCGTTGCTAAGAATGAACAAGAATTAGTAAAAGGAATTAACATTACTCAACAGGAAGCTGCTACAGCGTTTGGTAATCCGGGTGTTTATCTTGAAAAATATATTCAAGATTTCCGTCACGTTGAAATCCAAGTACTTGCAGACAACCATGGGAATGTGATTCATTTAGGAGAGCGTGATTGCACGATTCAACGTCGACTTCAAAAATTAGTCGAAGAAACACCTTCTCCAGCATTAAATGAAAACACTCGTGCGAAAATGGGAGATGCTGCTGTTAAAGCTGCGCAGGCTGTTAATTATTCTGGTGCAGGAACCATTGAATTCATTTATGACCATAATGAAGATTCATTTTACTTCATGGAAATGAATACGAGAATTCAGGTTGAGCACCCTGTTACAGAAATGGTGACTGGTGTGGATTTGATTAAAGAGCAAATTAAGGTTGCTTCAGGTCAAACACTTTCGCTTAAGCAGGAAGATGTTCAATTTAATGGATGGTCAATTGAATGTAGGATTAATGCTGAAAATCCAGAGAAGAATTTTATGCCTTCTCCTGGTAAAATAAATATGTACCTACCACCTGGTGGATTAGGTGTTCGAGTGGATTCTGCTGCTTATCCAGGTTACACAATTCCTCCTTATTATGATTCAATGATTGCTAAATTGATTACATATGGAGCAACTAGGGAAGAAGCAATATCAAGGATGAAAAGAGCATTGAGTGAGTTTGTGATTGAGGGGATTCATACGACAATCCCATTCCATTTGAAATTAATGGAGCACGAAAAATTTGTAGATGGCCATTTTAATACAAAGTTTCTTGAATTATATGAGGTAATGAAGCCGTAA
- the spoIIIAG gene encoding stage III sporulation protein AG, whose translation MDKDKNKGFLESIKQMFFPSDENPPDKKTKKNKYLLIVLAAGIVFMLVGNLFSNGTTTQSSIPVFKESAAEDVEETFGQKDSVESLAISEYENKYENDLKEALETIIGVSDVTVVVNVDATETKVLEKNSITQSQTTNEKDPNGGERKVEDSSVDEQVVIIRKDNSEEPIVIKIEKPVIRSVLVVAHGADNIKIKQMVLEAVTKGLDVPVHKVAVMPKKSKGDS comes from the coding sequence ATGGATAAAGATAAGAATAAAGGATTCTTAGAATCTATTAAACAAATGTTCTTTCCATCAGATGAGAATCCGCCTGATAAAAAGACGAAAAAGAACAAATATCTTTTAATCGTTTTAGCAGCTGGAATTGTCTTTATGTTGGTGGGTAATCTTTTTTCAAATGGCACAACTACTCAATCATCAATTCCAGTTTTCAAGGAAAGTGCTGCTGAAGATGTTGAGGAGACATTTGGACAGAAGGATTCTGTAGAGTCTCTAGCAATCTCTGAATATGAGAACAAATACGAAAATGACTTAAAAGAAGCATTAGAAACAATTATAGGTGTTAGTGATGTGACAGTTGTCGTTAATGTGGATGCAACTGAAACAAAAGTTCTCGAGAAAAATTCGATCACCCAAAGCCAAACGACCAATGAAAAGGATCCAAATGGCGGTGAAAGAAAGGTTGAGGACTCATCAGTAGATGAACAAGTTGTCATTATCAGGAAGGACAACAGTGAAGAGCCGATTGTCATTAAGATTGAGAAACCAGTGATAAGAAGCGTTCTTGTTGTTGCTCATGGTGCTGACAACATTAAAATAAAACAAATGGTACTAGAAGCTGTAACAAAGGGACTTGATGTTCCAGTCCATAAGGTTGCAGTAATGCCTAAAAAATCTAAGGGGGATTCATAA
- a CDS encoding Asp23/Gls24 family envelope stress response protein: MSENNILEMNQGNNSLGKVEIAPEVIEVIAGIAASEVEGVAQMKGNFAAGVVERLGKKNHGKGVKVELTETGVIVDVFCAMNFGVSIPNVAQKIQDNIRQALLNMTALEVDEVNIHVVAVVFENQKQEVPYDQEM; this comes from the coding sequence ATGTCAGAAAACAATATTTTAGAAATGAATCAAGGGAATAATAGTCTTGGTAAAGTAGAGATTGCACCAGAGGTCATTGAAGTTATTGCAGGGATTGCTGCTTCTGAAGTAGAGGGAGTCGCTCAAATGAAAGGGAACTTTGCTGCTGGTGTAGTAGAGCGTCTTGGCAAAAAGAATCACGGAAAAGGTGTAAAGGTTGAATTAACTGAAACTGGTGTCATCGTAGATGTTTTTTGTGCAATGAACTTCGGAGTTTCTATTCCAAACGTTGCCCAAAAAATCCAAGACAACATTCGTCAAGCACTACTTAACATGACAGCTCTAGAAGTGGACGAAGTAAACATCCACGTCGTCGCAGTCGTATTCGAAAACCAAAAACAAGAAGTACCATACGACCAAGAAATGTAA
- a CDS encoding exodeoxyribonuclease VII small subunit has product MSDKEKVSFEDAMKKLEDIVSKLEEGDVPLEQAINYFQEGMKLSKLCHDKLQNVEKQMDQILKEDGKLEAFTIQEEE; this is encoded by the coding sequence ATGAGTGATAAAGAAAAAGTATCTTTTGAGGATGCCATGAAAAAGCTTGAGGATATTGTTTCAAAGCTTGAAGAAGGAGACGTCCCTTTAGAGCAAGCGATAAATTATTTTCAAGAAGGGATGAAGCTTTCAAAGCTTTGTCATGACAAATTGCAAAATGTTGAAAAACAAATGGATCAAATATTGAAAGAAGATGGAAAACTAGAAGCATTTACGATTCAGGAGGAAGAATAG
- the xseA gene encoding exodeoxyribonuclease VII large subunit yields the protein MSDTKRYLTVTALTKYIKRKFDYDPHLQDIWIRGEISNFKSHSRGHMYFTIKDENARIQAVMFSSQNRSIQFKPEDGMKVLIRGEVTVYEPAGGYQIYVKEMQPDGIGNLYLAYEELKNRLASEGLFDEKYKKSLPLYPETIGVITSPTGAAVRDILTTIKRRYPIGKVIIFPALVQGTNAAASIAKSISLANQMNNVDVLIVGRGGGSIEELWAFNEEIVAKTIFQSDIPIISAVGHETDFTIADFVADLRAPTPTAAAELAVPHIVELAERITVRQARLLRTMKEKITLQHDRLQSLQKSYAFRFPKNLYVQKEQQLDRIYDKFLVESYRNIKDKQELYKTLSLRLKYQHPEEKLLKANEQLLSVEKVLQKEIKNLLKHYNHTFQANVSKLNALSPLKIMERGYSLAYDQEGALLKSVNTIEAGDSVRVRLQDGQLDCQVLKVEERHINE from the coding sequence ATGAGTGATACAAAACGTTATTTAACTGTGACTGCGCTCACTAAATACATAAAAAGAAAATTTGATTATGATCCACACCTACAAGATATTTGGATTCGGGGAGAAATTTCGAACTTTAAATCACATAGTCGTGGACATATGTATTTTACGATTAAGGACGAAAATGCACGTATACAAGCAGTCATGTTTTCTAGTCAAAATCGTTCGATTCAATTTAAGCCAGAGGATGGAATGAAGGTTCTTATCCGAGGAGAAGTAACAGTATATGAACCAGCAGGTGGCTATCAAATTTATGTCAAAGAAATGCAACCGGATGGAATTGGAAATTTGTATTTGGCATATGAAGAACTGAAAAATCGCTTGGCGAGTGAAGGTTTATTTGATGAAAAATATAAAAAATCGTTACCCTTATATCCTGAAACAATTGGTGTAATTACGTCGCCCACAGGGGCAGCTGTCCGAGACATTCTTACGACCATTAAGAGAAGATACCCGATTGGGAAGGTTATTATTTTCCCTGCACTTGTTCAAGGAACAAATGCAGCAGCCTCAATCGCTAAATCAATTAGTTTAGCTAATCAGATGAATAATGTTGATGTGTTAATTGTTGGCCGGGGCGGTGGCTCAATCGAGGAACTATGGGCTTTCAATGAGGAAATTGTTGCTAAAACAATCTTTCAATCAGATATTCCGATCATTTCAGCGGTTGGTCATGAAACTGACTTTACAATAGCAGATTTCGTTGCAGATTTACGAGCTCCAACTCCAACTGCAGCGGCAGAACTAGCGGTCCCTCATATTGTAGAATTGGCTGAAAGAATCACAGTTAGGCAAGCTAGACTTTTACGAACGATGAAAGAAAAGATTACACTACAACATGACCGACTACAATCTTTGCAAAAATCATATGCTTTCAGATTCCCGAAAAATCTATATGTTCAAAAAGAACAACAGCTAGATCGAATATACGATAAATTCTTAGTGGAATCATACCGAAATATCAAAGATAAACAAGAGTTGTATAAAACTCTTAGTCTTCGTCTAAAGTATCAGCATCCTGAAGAAAAACTTTTGAAAGCAAATGAACAGTTGCTTAGTGTCGAAAAAGTCTTGCAAAAAGAAATAAAAAACTTACTTAAGCATTATAACCATACCTTTCAAGCAAACGTTTCTAAGCTAAATGCTTTAAGTCCATTGAAAATTATGGAACGAGGATATAGCCTTGCTTACGATCAAGAGGGAGCATTGCTGAAAAGTGTTAATACAATTGAAGCAGGTGATTCTGTTCGAGTAAGGTTGCAGGATGGCCAATTAGATTGTCAAGTGTTAAAGGTAGAGGAGAGACATATAAATGAGTGA
- the nusB gene encoding transcription antitermination factor NusB → MKRRTAREKALQALFQIDVGDSDPREAIESVLEEGPGDDFLNQLVFGVVEHKEEIDTLLRQNLEKWNLERVANVDRSILRMAIFELNYVDEVPPKVSIDEAIELAKVFGDDSSGRFINAVLSKVTTALN, encoded by the coding sequence ATGAAAAGACGTACAGCAAGAGAAAAAGCACTTCAAGCATTATTTCAGATAGATGTTGGTGATAGTGACCCAAGAGAAGCGATCGAAAGTGTATTAGAAGAAGGACCTGGCGATGATTTCTTAAATCAACTCGTTTTTGGAGTCGTAGAGCATAAAGAAGAAATCGATACGCTATTACGTCAAAACTTAGAAAAATGGAACTTAGAGAGAGTAGCTAACGTAGACCGTTCAATTCTACGAATGGCAATTTTTGAGTTGAATTATGTAGACGAAGTCCCACCAAAGGTAAGTATTGACGAAGCAATAGAGCTTGCAAAGGTTTTCGGTGACGATAGTTCAGGACGTTTTATTAATGCAGTTCTATCGAAGGTTACAACAGCTCTGAATTAA
- a CDS encoding SpoIIIAH-like family protein, with protein sequence MLLKKQTVWLLTMLSLVVVLSVYYITSPDVTNENVAFDSEGVNEEGADTETGATAKDEAANDEAAAEEGVDVSLEEAEDGSMISHVESDELFTALRMEIEDYRSKVKSELQARIVSKDLTAEEKNAAYEEMRELDAVASTESFLEILIKGRGYDDALVRADGNEVKVTVKGKESSAADANEIMRLVRNEIDGLQNVTVSFDVK encoded by the coding sequence ATGTTATTAAAAAAGCAAACAGTTTGGTTATTAACAATGTTAAGTTTAGTAGTGGTATTGTCAGTTTATTATATTACATCACCAGATGTAACAAATGAAAATGTAGCATTCGATTCAGAAGGTGTTAATGAAGAAGGCGCTGATACAGAAACAGGAGCGACTGCAAAGGACGAGGCTGCAAATGACGAAGCTGCAGCAGAAGAAGGCGTTGATGTATCTCTTGAGGAAGCAGAAGATGGAAGCATGATTTCTCATGTTGAAAGTGATGAGTTATTCACAGCACTTCGTATGGAAATTGAAGACTACCGAAGCAAGGTGAAAAGTGAGTTACAAGCTAGAATCGTTTCTAAAGATTTAACTGCTGAAGAAAAAAATGCGGCATATGAAGAAATGAGAGAGCTAGATGCAGTTGCGTCAACAGAATCATTCCTGGAAATCTTAATTAAAGGCAGAGGGTATGATGACGCTCTAGTTCGAGCAGATGGTAATGAAGTGAAGGTTACAGTGAAAGGTAAAGAAAGCTCAGCAGCTGATGCGAACGAAATCATGCGTCTTGTACGTAATGAGATCGACGGATTACAAAATGTTACCGTATCATTTGATGTTAAGTAA
- the accB gene encoding acetyl-CoA carboxylase biotin carboxyl carrier protein, translating to MLKVQEIRELIKLIDQSNIDEFSYEYEGSKIKMKKHKEAAPQAVSVVEQVAQPVAAPPVQQAAPATPAQAVQAPAETAQDNLHKITSPMVGTFYSASSPDAPLYVNVGDKVKADTVVCIVEAMKLFNEIEAEVTGEVVEILVENGQLVEYGQPLFLVKA from the coding sequence ATGTTAAAAGTACAAGAAATCAGAGAGTTAATTAAATTAATTGATCAATCGAATATTGATGAGTTTTCGTATGAGTATGAAGGATCAAAAATAAAAATGAAAAAGCATAAGGAAGCTGCACCTCAGGCAGTAAGTGTCGTAGAGCAAGTTGCACAACCTGTCGCAGCACCGCCAGTACAACAAGCTGCACCTGCTACACCAGCACAAGCCGTACAAGCACCAGCTGAAACAGCACAAGATAACTTACATAAAATTACTTCACCAATGGTAGGAACATTCTATTCTGCGTCATCACCTGATGCACCTCTATATGTAAATGTAGGGGACAAGGTAAAAGCAGATACAGTTGTTTGTATTGTTGAAGCGATGAAACTATTTAACGAAATTGAAGCTGAAGTAACTGGTGAAGTTGTTGAGATATTGGTTGAAAATGGACAACTAGTCGAATACGGACAACCTTTATTCTTAGTGAAGGCCTAG